A portion of the Chondrinema litorale genome contains these proteins:
- a CDS encoding sigma-54-dependent transcriptional regulator: MSRKKANILIIDDDTYITMTLSMFLEQHFTNIKSINFPEQIPAILEQENFEVVLMDMNFRKGDTTGNQGLYWLNEIKKQSPESSVILITAYGGIEIAVQAMKKGAMDFIVKPWKNDKLLTTVNTALELSRTQSKVQQLKQQSKILEADAGMHHVKMIGQSPAFHQVIENIEKVAATDANVLILGENGTGKELVAREIHRRSQRKNEVFINIDMGSLSETIFESELFGHVKGAFTDAKESRIGRFEAADGGTLFLDEIGNLSSNMQAKLLAVLQNRTIVKLGSNKQIPINIRLISATNTSLQQMVTEGTFRQDLRFRINTVEIYIPPLRDRIEDIPLLCSHFLETYKKKYQKASISLPDYVVKKLMKYTWPGNIRELQHAIERAVIMSNNQALQSSDFSFLESSSSAEESPLDTYNLEQLEKWAVENALKKYKGNITKAAQELGLTRGAMYRRLEKYEL, from the coding sequence ATGAGCCGAAAAAAAGCCAACATACTGATAATCGATGATGACACATACATCACCATGACACTCAGTATGTTTCTGGAACAGCATTTCACTAATATAAAATCAATTAACTTTCCCGAACAAATTCCCGCCATACTTGAGCAGGAAAATTTTGAAGTAGTGTTGATGGATATGAATTTTAGAAAGGGAGATACTACTGGAAATCAAGGACTTTACTGGCTCAATGAGATAAAAAAGCAATCACCAGAATCTAGTGTAATACTTATAACTGCTTATGGAGGAATCGAAATAGCAGTACAGGCTATGAAAAAAGGTGCCATGGATTTTATCGTAAAACCATGGAAAAATGATAAGCTTTTAACTACTGTAAATACAGCTTTAGAACTCAGCAGAACACAATCTAAAGTTCAGCAACTAAAGCAACAATCTAAAATATTAGAAGCAGATGCCGGTATGCATCATGTAAAAATGATTGGCCAATCTCCAGCATTTCACCAAGTAATCGAAAACATTGAAAAAGTAGCAGCGACAGATGCAAATGTGTTAATTCTAGGAGAAAACGGCACCGGAAAAGAATTGGTAGCTCGCGAAATACACCGAAGATCTCAGCGCAAAAATGAGGTTTTTATTAATATCGATATGGGTTCACTTTCAGAAACTATTTTCGAAAGTGAATTATTTGGGCATGTAAAAGGAGCATTTACTGATGCCAAGGAATCGCGAATTGGTAGATTTGAAGCCGCTGATGGAGGTACATTATTTCTCGATGAAATCGGTAATTTATCATCCAACATGCAGGCTAAATTATTAGCTGTACTACAAAACAGAACCATTGTAAAGTTGGGTAGCAACAAACAAATCCCTATAAATATCAGATTGATTTCGGCCACTAATACATCTTTGCAGCAAATGGTAACCGAAGGTACATTTAGACAAGACCTTCGCTTCCGAATCAACACTGTTGAAATTTACATTCCACCGCTAAGAGACAGAATTGAAGACATTCCCCTACTCTGCTCCCATTTTCTTGAAACCTACAAAAAAAAGTATCAAAAAGCTTCTATCTCCTTACCAGACTATGTAGTCAAAAAACTAATGAAATATACCTGGCCTGGTAACATAAGAGAATTACAACATGCCATAGAGCGAGCTGTAATTATGAGTAATAATCAGGCTTTACAATCTTCAGATTTTTCTTTTCTTGAAAGTAGCAGCTCAGCAGAAGAAAGTCCATTAGATACTTACAACCTAGAACAACTAGAAAAATGGGCTGTAGAAAATGCTCTTAAAAAGTATAAAGGAAACATAACAAAAGCGGCACAAGAACTGGGCTTAACCCGAGGTGCCATGTACCGCAGACTAGAAAAATACGAATTATAA
- a CDS encoding sensor histidine kinase — translation MSRLFVIFFQFLFVANLQAQLIHFRNYNRSEGLPQDFVYTIQSGADGYLWMGTGEGIARFDGTEFTNYLSQDSKLRFATSSFLSSDNSLWFGFFEGYVGKYNQKADSVSHIEIEGFTGKINGILESSTKQMYFLSQNGDVATYKDGNVHVYTSPDRSLIFYDATILCNDSILVASNKGVIQISPTNTIYTYKVLQPEVFNVIKTDEAGKLCWVGGANGISVFDLDTWEKKATVQIETSVNDLFLGNNNELWAGTNGSGVFRFSDAKKLSTSKNFTEENGLASNYIQCISTDREQNIWAGTTGAGVSIFTGDEFSLDNESITASGVLSVKSVGDSVIWIGTNNGLLKKQGNSTTEYLLGTPISSLKVDLSGNLWIGTLGKGISVLRKNSNVPQPFQVLQTNNLKYINDIEVDRNGTIWFASRLQGILVYNESTNYQKQYSTSNSIMHNNIHDLYCDVDNKIWIASSDPGLGYIQNEQFTKLDDKFAFNRFEINCIEGEDNGVIWLGTQGGGLFQMQNDSLFQYDTDDELLSNFIYMLGKSESGDLWIGSRNGLNIYNKEAKSFLEFSNERSEYASFNINSNAFSFDKDQVFVGVETGLITYSSQENTQADIQPLVKIESIEVDGSKKSIDSQLELPYGSYRMRINLKGVYFKNPDKLRYGYYLAGYEQDWNEISDLNSAYYPKLEDGNYQFFVEAITEDGVFSEPLSDLRIVIQKPFWKKWWFYVISISAIIILVYIVYQVRLRNLINANEKLESTVALKTRELSQEKQKLEEAYKKLLELENFKESLTSMIVHDLKNPLNLIITLSDNLPQIHEAGRQMLNMVLNILDVNRFEETKVGLRLQHVNLFMLVNQAINQIKLSFDQKHIKFYVNVDEGYEIDADADMIVRVLVNFLSNAVKYSSAGSIVTVDSEERENEVIAISIADTGYGIPAEELPFIFDKFRQAANRHETTIRSTGLGLTFCKLAIEAHGGNISVESEVGTGSKFTFTLTGRPVAGILQPLSNEEHVELNGDKEFCFNQNEKTILSSVVSSLQNLEVYDTSANLEILEQLPEQYNKIQEWKQEMIKAVYAFHEERYKVLLSLAE, via the coding sequence ATGTCTAGATTATTTGTAATATTTTTTCAATTTCTGTTTGTTGCAAATCTGCAAGCACAACTCATTCATTTTCGAAATTACAATCGTAGTGAAGGTTTACCGCAAGACTTTGTGTATACTATTCAGTCTGGAGCAGATGGATATTTGTGGATGGGAACAGGTGAAGGAATAGCCCGCTTCGATGGAACTGAATTTACTAATTACCTTTCGCAAGATAGCAAATTAAGATTTGCTACAAGTAGTTTTTTAAGTAGTGATAATTCGTTGTGGTTTGGCTTTTTCGAAGGTTATGTTGGAAAGTATAATCAAAAAGCAGATTCAGTTAGCCATATAGAAATAGAAGGTTTTACTGGTAAAATTAATGGCATTCTGGAATCCTCTACAAAGCAAATGTATTTCCTAAGTCAAAATGGAGATGTTGCTACTTATAAAGATGGAAATGTACATGTTTACACCTCACCTGACAGAAGTCTGATTTTTTATGATGCAACTATACTATGTAATGATAGTATTTTGGTTGCCAGTAATAAAGGTGTTATTCAGATTAGCCCTACAAATACTATTTATACTTATAAAGTTTTACAACCAGAAGTTTTTAATGTGATAAAAACAGATGAAGCAGGTAAGCTTTGTTGGGTAGGTGGAGCTAATGGAATCTCAGTATTTGATCTGGATACATGGGAGAAAAAAGCTACTGTGCAAATAGAAACTTCAGTGAACGATTTGTTTTTGGGAAATAATAATGAACTATGGGCCGGAACAAATGGGAGTGGAGTATTTCGTTTTTCAGATGCTAAAAAATTATCAACTTCCAAAAACTTTACAGAAGAAAATGGCTTGGCTAGTAATTACATTCAATGTATTAGTACAGACCGAGAGCAAAATATATGGGCTGGAACTACAGGGGCAGGTGTGAGTATATTTACTGGAGATGAATTTTCTCTAGATAATGAAAGCATTACAGCTTCTGGTGTTTTGTCGGTAAAATCTGTTGGCGATTCTGTAATTTGGATAGGTACTAATAATGGCCTTTTAAAAAAGCAAGGTAATTCTACTACAGAATATCTTCTAGGTACTCCAATATCATCACTTAAAGTTGATCTATCTGGAAATTTGTGGATCGGTACACTGGGTAAAGGAATAAGTGTTTTGCGTAAAAATTCGAATGTTCCACAGCCTTTTCAAGTTTTACAAACCAATAATTTAAAGTATATAAATGATATTGAAGTAGATAGAAATGGAACTATCTGGTTTGCCAGCAGGCTACAAGGAATTTTGGTATATAATGAGTCTACAAACTACCAAAAACAATATTCAACATCTAATTCTATCATGCATAACAATATTCATGATCTCTATTGTGATGTAGATAACAAGATTTGGATTGCCAGTTCAGACCCAGGTTTAGGATATATCCAAAATGAACAGTTTACCAAACTAGATGATAAGTTTGCTTTTAATCGCTTTGAAATCAATTGTATAGAAGGTGAAGATAATGGGGTAATCTGGCTGGGAACTCAGGGTGGCGGTTTGTTCCAAATGCAAAATGATAGTTTATTTCAATATGATACAGATGATGAGCTTCTCTCAAATTTTATTTACATGTTGGGTAAAAGTGAATCTGGTGATCTTTGGATTGGTTCTCGTAATGGGTTAAATATTTATAATAAAGAAGCTAAAAGCTTTTTAGAGTTCAGTAATGAGAGGAGTGAATATGCTTCATTTAATATCAATTCAAATGCCTTTTCATTTGATAAAGATCAAGTATTTGTGGGTGTAGAAACTGGTTTGATTACTTATTCTTCTCAAGAAAATACACAAGCAGATATTCAACCACTTGTAAAAATTGAAAGTATAGAAGTTGATGGCAGTAAAAAAAGCATAGATTCTCAGTTAGAGTTGCCTTATGGTAGTTATAGAATGAGAATTAACCTTAAAGGAGTTTATTTTAAGAATCCGGATAAGCTCAGGTATGGATATTATTTGGCTGGTTACGAGCAAGACTGGAATGAAATTTCAGATTTGAATAGTGCTTATTATCCTAAGCTTGAAGATGGTAACTATCAGTTTTTTGTAGAAGCTATTACTGAAGACGGAGTGTTTAGTGAGCCATTGTCTGATCTAAGAATAGTAATACAAAAACCATTTTGGAAGAAGTGGTGGTTTTATGTGATTAGCATATCTGCTATTATAATACTGGTGTATATTGTTTATCAGGTCAGGTTGAGGAATCTTATTAATGCGAATGAGAAACTTGAAAGTACAGTAGCTCTAAAAACACGAGAGCTTTCACAAGAAAAGCAAAAACTGGAAGAGGCTTACAAAAAGCTTTTGGAGTTGGAGAATTTTAAAGAGTCTTTAACCAGTATGATTGTTCATGACCTTAAAAATCCTTTAAACCTTATTATTACTTTGTCTGATAATTTACCTCAAATTCACGAAGCTGGTAGGCAAATGCTTAATATGGTTTTAAATATATTAGATGTAAACCGGTTTGAAGAAACTAAAGTAGGTTTGAGATTGCAGCATGTGAACTTGTTTATGTTGGTAAATCAGGCAATTAATCAAATTAAGCTTTCATTTGATCAGAAGCACATCAAGTTTTATGTGAATGTAGATGAAGGATATGAGATTGATGCGGATGCAGATATGATTGTAAGAGTATTGGTGAATTTTTTATCAAATGCAGTAAAATATTCATCGGCAGGTAGCATAGTAACTGTGGATTCAGAAGAGAGAGAAAATGAAGTTATTGCTATAAGTATCGCTGATACTGGTTATGGTATACCTGCGGAAGAATTACCTTTTATATTTGATAAATTTAGGCAAGCAGCCAATAGACATGAGACCACTATTCGATCTACAGGTTTAGGTTTAACCTTTTGTAAACTGGCTATAGAGGCTCATGGCGGTAATATTTCTGTAGAATCAGAAGTAGGTACAGGCTCAAAATTTACATTTACACTCACTGGTAGACCTGTTGCAGGTATTTTACAACCTCTTTCAAACGAAGAACATGTTGAGTTAAATGGGGATAAAGAGTTTTGTTTTAATCAAAACGAAAAAACTATTTTATCTTCGGTGGTTTCTAGTTTGCAAAATCTTGAGGTTTATGATACAAGTGCCAATCTCGAAATTTTAGAGCAGTTGCCAGAACAGTATAACAAAATACAAGAATGGAAGCAGGAAATGATTAAAGCCGTTTACGCATTTCATGAAGAGAGGTATAAAGTTCTCTTATCATTAGCAGAATGA
- the rlmB gene encoding 23S rRNA (guanosine(2251)-2'-O)-methyltransferase RlmB: protein MKNFKSKTPHNPSLIYGIHSISEALEAGKEVDKILLQRGLKNDSLKALSSKAASLGIPVSQVPLEKLNKLTKKNHQGIVGFLSAITYSSLDHIISELYTNGKEPFILILDRVTDVRNFGAIARTAECSGIHAIVIPAKGSAQVGPDAVKTSAGALNHIPVCRVQNLKQTVKFLQDSGLHVVACTEKTSSTIYDADFKKPCAIVMGSEEDGISDDILRISDELASIPMFGKIGSLNVSVATSVIIYEAIRQKISK, encoded by the coding sequence ATGAAAAACTTCAAAAGCAAAACACCACATAACCCATCACTTATATATGGTATTCACTCTATTTCCGAAGCTTTAGAAGCTGGTAAAGAAGTAGATAAAATACTTTTACAAAGAGGTTTAAAAAATGACTCTTTAAAAGCACTAAGTAGTAAAGCAGCAAGTTTGGGTATACCAGTATCTCAAGTTCCTCTTGAAAAGCTTAATAAGCTTACCAAGAAAAATCATCAGGGAATTGTTGGCTTTCTTTCAGCAATCACCTATTCGAGTTTAGATCACATTATATCAGAATTATATACAAATGGCAAAGAGCCTTTTATACTCATACTCGATAGAGTTACTGATGTTAGAAACTTCGGTGCTATTGCCAGAACTGCGGAGTGCTCAGGTATTCATGCAATTGTGATTCCTGCAAAAGGCTCAGCTCAAGTAGGTCCAGATGCGGTTAAAACATCTGCTGGTGCACTTAATCACATTCCTGTTTGTAGAGTTCAAAACCTTAAGCAAACTGTTAAATTTCTACAAGATAGTGGTTTACATGTTGTAGCCTGCACAGAGAAAACCTCTTCGACCATTTATGATGCAGATTTTAAAAAGCCTTGTGCCATTGTGATGGGTTCTGAAGAAGATGGGATTTCTGATGATATTTTAAGAATTAGCGACGAACTAGCATCTATTCCTATGTTTGGTAAAATAGGCTCATTAAATGTTTCGGTAGCAACTTCGGTAATTATCTATGAAGCCATCAGACAAAAAATTAGTAAATAA
- a CDS encoding lipopolysaccharide biosynthesis protein, whose protein sequence is MNFLRNLAQSKAAIFILFNVLIAGIGFVNFSLLAHYYSQDFFGNWVAFIAGASFFEMLRTGLIQSAVIHFSTDKSESIKNAYQHVAFWVGVVISFVVSVSVFTIENLFSISSTFENANALHLFFELFPVFYLVSFPRSFILWIWQGERRFSNYFIIQLITFGLFGIYLLLEIFRFDFNFQPQDIYLFTHALGSIVGLTFLRKSIFKFQLFSGLKIKELCSFGGYSMGTQLLINLLKTSDVLMIGYFAGPVSLALYSVPLKLTEVYDLLTRSLATNLYPQLISAYKNKKYSLFKAFLKRNIKMGTIVFLLISVIVAVFAKQAITLLGGEKFSNTLLIIYIFLITRLADPFNRFCGVALEALQKPMANFYRYGLMLLLNVALNYLVLVSGLSLEWVALVNILISITGIVSGYYYLKKVGVNLNTSKLKKYEEERSILKRVA, encoded by the coding sequence ATGAATTTTTTGCGTAATCTGGCACAAAGTAAAGCCGCTATTTTTATTCTATTTAATGTCTTAATTGCAGGAATTGGTTTTGTAAACTTTTCATTGTTAGCTCATTATTATTCTCAAGATTTTTTTGGTAATTGGGTAGCATTTATAGCTGGTGCGTCCTTTTTTGAGATGCTTCGTACAGGGCTCATTCAAAGTGCAGTAATTCATTTTAGTACAGATAAATCAGAAAGTATAAAAAATGCCTATCAACATGTAGCTTTCTGGGTGGGTGTAGTAATTTCTTTTGTAGTAAGTGTGTCTGTTTTTACCATAGAAAATTTATTTAGCATTTCATCGACATTTGAGAATGCTAATGCACTTCATCTGTTTTTTGAGTTGTTCCCAGTATTTTATCTGGTGTCTTTTCCAAGGAGCTTTATATTGTGGATATGGCAGGGAGAAAGGCGGTTTTCTAATTATTTTATAATCCAGTTAATCACTTTTGGTCTATTTGGTATCTATCTGTTACTTGAAATTTTCAGGTTTGATTTTAATTTTCAACCTCAAGATATTTACTTATTTACCCATGCATTAGGTAGCATTGTTGGCTTAACCTTTCTAAGAAAATCAATCTTTAAGTTTCAACTCTTCTCAGGTTTAAAAATAAAGGAATTGTGTTCTTTTGGAGGCTATAGTATGGGTACTCAGCTTTTGATCAATTTGCTAAAAACTTCGGATGTATTGATGATCGGATATTTTGCTGGGCCAGTCAGTCTTGCATTATATTCAGTGCCACTAAAATTAACGGAGGTTTATGATTTACTTACTCGTAGTTTAGCTACTAATCTTTACCCACAATTAATATCAGCATATAAAAACAAAAAATATAGTTTGTTTAAGGCTTTTCTTAAGCGAAATATAAAAATGGGTACCATTGTGTTTTTACTTATATCAGTAATAGTAGCTGTATTTGCTAAACAGGCAATCACTCTACTTGGAGGTGAAAAGTTTTCAAATACATTATTGATTATCTATATTTTTTTAATAACCAGACTAGCAGATCCATTTAACAGATTTTGTGGGGTTGCTTTAGAAGCATTGCAGAAACCTATGGCAAATTTTTACAGGTATGGTCTCATGCTGCTTCTAAATGTTGCATTAAATTATTTAGTATTAGTTTCTGGATTATCGCTTGAGTGGGTTGCATTAGTTAATATACTGATATCAATTACTGGAATTGTATCAGGCTATTACTATCTAAAAAAAGTTGGTGTTAATTTGAATACATCTAAGCTGAAAAAATATGAGGAGGAAAGGTCTATATTAAAAAGAGTTGCTTAA
- the ytxJ gene encoding bacillithiol system redox-active protein YtxJ, whose product MSFFKNIFSNSSEKGENTPKDTLTWIPLRSEDQLNEIVEKSKEKSVVIFKHSTTCSISGMVKNRLERSWDIPAETSEVYYLDLLSFRSISNKIAEVFGVIHESPQVLVIKEGKSVFDTSHYGITTDAIKESLV is encoded by the coding sequence ATGAGTTTTTTTAAAAATATTTTCAGTAATTCTTCTGAAAAGGGAGAAAATACACCTAAAGACACACTCACTTGGATACCACTACGAAGTGAAGATCAGCTAAATGAAATTGTTGAAAAATCTAAAGAAAAATCTGTTGTAATTTTTAAACATAGCACTACTTGTTCTATAAGTGGTATGGTTAAAAACAGGTTAGAAAGAAGCTGGGATATTCCTGCCGAAACTTCAGAAGTATATTACCTTGATTTATTAAGTTTCAGAAGTATTTCTAATAAAATTGCAGAAGTTTTTGGCGTAATCCATGAATCTCCTCAAGTACTGGTTATCAAAGAAGGTAAATCTGTTTTTGATACATCTCACTACGGTATCACAACTGATGCAATTAAAGAAAGTTTAGTATAA
- a CDS encoding DUF4136 domain-containing protein yields the protein MKKLIALFTFLSFASLLYGQNYIINADERPETDISDYKTFGWASHIIDETTASFSLNNLVLKNQIKTTVEHEMTGLGYEKSTTPDLMLGFVVFDKPTEFKGYGSMKDDDYYYDYWYGFGKEELGEAETYSFEPGSIVIHMVDTRTGDVVWQGYASGVMDNNVFDVKPDNVEEAVQLIFEEFNYRADDFETTGR from the coding sequence ATGAAAAAACTAATTGCACTATTTACATTTTTATCATTCGCATCATTGCTGTATGGTCAAAATTATATAATTAATGCAGACGAAAGACCTGAAACAGACATTAGTGATTACAAAACTTTTGGATGGGCTTCGCACATTATAGATGAAACTACAGCATCATTTTCATTAAACAACTTAGTACTCAAGAATCAGATTAAAACCACTGTAGAACATGAGATGACGGGTTTAGGTTACGAAAAAAGCACAACACCTGATTTAATGTTAGGCTTTGTGGTATTTGATAAACCTACTGAATTTAAAGGTTATGGAAGTATGAAAGATGATGATTATTACTATGACTACTGGTATGGCTTTGGAAAAGAAGAACTAGGAGAAGCAGAAACTTATAGTTTTGAGCCAGGTTCAATTGTAATCCATATGGTTGATACAAGAACTGGTGATGTTGTATGGCAAGGATATGCTTCTGGAGTGATGGATAACAATGTATTTGATGTTAAGCCTGATAATGTAGAAGAAGCAGTACAATTGATATTTGAAGAGTTTAATTATCGTGCTGACGATTTTGAGACTACAGGAAGGTAA
- a CDS encoding TonB-dependent receptor domain-containing protein — translation MKITFTSLFCLFSLISFVSKAQIKGKVFDLANNQGITGATITFGKNEGAVTNEDGYFSIEATQNIDSITISSLGYISQQLALKNQTSFLQIGLEENVKEISEVLITAFRGKQKLLNIPAAVTFISPAELHRDDDVNIAPVLNRVPGVYMHIGAYNTNRITIRGIGARSLYSTAKVRAYLNEIPLTNGIGETTLEDIDMSLLSRMEVIKGPAASEYGAGLGGTILMQTAKSPYRRTSLSSQLTVGSYGLYRNTNAFKTGNDKANISVVHNLMHSDGFRENNQYDRQSITSLAEFYAGENTTVNVLASVIDLKAYIPSSIDSATFAGNPKAAAANWGGTRGFEDSQKGIFGVALHQRISDNFSNSTSVFSGFRNAYELRPFNILREGNTNFGGRTSFSFINKDLSFIPEVTLGAEFYNERYAWQTYENNERETGAALSDNEELRKYYNLFLKTSFRITNKLQATAGLNLNKSTYDYIDYFADDVDLSGKYEFEAILSPRLAFNYQWKENITFYAGVSHGFSPPTLEETLTPEGQINPEIQPERGMNYELGNRGSLLNNRLFYDITAYSMRIKDLLVARRTAADAYVGVNAGKTTHNGLEASLQYQLVSSENKLFKQASIFSSLALNDYVFDEFVDETNDYSGNELTGVPKSVFNAGVDVEMYMGLYVNINLLSVGSMPITDNNAVYSDAYKVVNSKIGYKKLFFSKLELDVYAGVNNLFDEKYASMISVNATGFGASLPRYYYPGFPRNYYTSVSLKYFFN, via the coding sequence ATGAAAATTACTTTTACCTCTTTATTTTGCTTATTTTCTTTAATCTCTTTTGTGAGTAAAGCTCAAATAAAAGGAAAAGTTTTTGACCTTGCCAATAATCAGGGCATTACTGGAGCTACAATTACTTTTGGGAAAAATGAAGGAGCTGTAACCAACGAAGATGGATACTTTAGCATTGAAGCTACTCAAAATATAGATTCGATAACAATAAGTTCTTTGGGTTACATTAGCCAGCAACTTGCCTTAAAAAACCAGACATCATTCTTGCAAATCGGCTTAGAAGAGAATGTAAAAGAAATTTCGGAAGTGTTGATTACTGCTTTTAGAGGTAAGCAAAAGTTACTAAATATTCCTGCTGCGGTTACATTTATAAGTCCTGCCGAGCTTCATCGCGACGATGATGTAAACATTGCTCCCGTGCTTAATCGAGTTCCCGGAGTTTATATGCACATTGGCGCTTATAATACCAATAGAATTACCATAAGAGGTATTGGAGCGAGATCATTGTATTCTACAGCAAAAGTTCGAGCTTACTTAAATGAAATTCCATTAACCAATGGCATTGGGGAAACTACGCTAGAAGATATTGACATGAGCTTGCTCAGCAGAATGGAAGTGATTAAAGGACCTGCTGCAAGTGAATATGGAGCGGGTTTAGGTGGAACAATTCTGATGCAAACAGCTAAGTCGCCCTATAGAAGAACCAGTTTAAGTTCTCAGCTAACTGTGGGTTCTTATGGTTTATATAGAAATACCAATGCTTTTAAAACTGGAAACGATAAGGCAAACATAAGCGTGGTGCATAACTTAATGCATAGCGATGGTTTTAGGGAGAATAACCAATATGACAGACAATCGATTACATCGCTCGCAGAGTTTTATGCCGGAGAAAATACTACAGTAAATGTATTGGCAAGTGTAATTGATTTAAAAGCTTATATACCAAGCTCGATAGATAGTGCCACATTTGCCGGTAACCCTAAAGCAGCAGCAGCAAATTGGGGTGGAACCAGAGGTTTTGAAGATTCTCAGAAAGGTATATTTGGTGTTGCCCTTCATCAAAGAATTTCAGATAACTTTAGTAATAGTACCAGTGTTTTTTCGGGTTTCAGAAATGCTTATGAGCTAAGACCTTTTAATATTTTAAGAGAGGGAAATACTAATTTCGGAGGAAGAACAAGTTTCAGTTTTATCAATAAAGACCTTTCATTTATACCAGAGGTAACATTGGGTGCCGAGTTTTATAATGAAAGATACGCTTGGCAAACTTACGAAAACAATGAACGTGAAACCGGAGCTGCATTAAGTGATAATGAAGAGCTGAGAAAGTACTACAATCTATTTTTAAAGACCTCTTTCCGTATTACAAATAAGCTACAAGCAACCGCCGGACTTAACTTGAATAAAAGCACTTACGATTATATCGATTACTTTGCTGATGATGTAGACCTTTCTGGTAAATATGAGTTTGAAGCTATTCTCTCTCCAAGACTGGCTTTTAACTATCAATGGAAAGAGAATATCACATTTTATGCAGGAGTATCTCACGGCTTTTCACCACCAACTTTAGAAGAAACCCTAACACCAGAAGGACAAATAAACCCAGAAATTCAACCAGAAAGAGGGATGAACTATGAGTTAGGTAATAGAGGAAGTTTATTGAATAATAGGTTGTTTTACGATATTACGGCATATAGCATGCGAATTAAAGATTTACTGGTCGCACGCAGAACAGCCGCAGATGCTTATGTAGGAGTAAATGCTGGCAAAACCACACACAATGGCTTAGAAGCTTCATTACAATATCAATTAGTTAGTTCTGAGAATAAGTTGTTTAAGCAAGCATCTATATTCAGTTCTTTGGCTTTGAACGATTACGTGTTTGATGAATTTGTAGATGAAACCAACGATTACTCTGGTAATGAATTAACCGGAGTGCCTAAATCTGTTTTTAATGCTGGAGTTGATGTAGAAATGTACATGGGCTTATATGTCAATATCAATCTGTTGTCTGTGGGTAGTATGCCGATTACAGATAATAATGCTGTTTATTCGGATGCTTATAAAGTAGTAAACTCGAAGATTGGCTATAAAAAACTTTTCTTTTCTAAGCTAGAATTAGATGTATATGCTGGGGTTAATAATCTTTTTGATGAAAAATATGCATCTATGATCAGTGTAAATGCTACTGGTTTTGGCGCTAGTTTACCTCGCTATTATTACCCCGGGTTTCCAAGAAACTATTATACTAGCGTGAGTTTAAAATATTTTTTTAATTAA